One Solanum pennellii chromosome 9, SPENNV200 DNA segment encodes these proteins:
- the LOC107030751 gene encoding cytosolic sulfotransferase 12-like, which produces MTTSKISRPKYLQEDSSEEWKKFLSTLPKEKGWMESTIYNYQGFWSSSRATQGVMACQKQFQAQDGDIILVTTPKSGTVWLKSLLFALVNRKSNPIFEQDHPLLVKNPHDLVLFLELDLYVDGQVPDFSLSTSPRLMATHVPFDSLPKSVRNSRTKIVYLCRNPRDTFISMWQFANNLRLDNYKDTNSIEEMFDHFCKGMSLYGPFWNHVLDYWKESLENPDKVIFLMYEEIKKQPKIQLKRLAEFLECPFSKEEENCGVVDEILRMCSFENLRNLEVNTNGKLSAGVANKNFFRRGEIGDWKNYFTVEMNDKLNQIIEQKLQGSGLKFSYI; this is translated from the coding sequence ATGACAACATCTAAAATTTCTCGTCCCAAATATTTACAAGAGGATTCAAGTGAAGAGTGGAAGAAATTTCTCTCTACCCTACctaaagaaaaaggatggaTGGAATCAACTATCTACAATTATCAAGGTTTTTGGTCATCATCAAGAGCAACTCAAGGTGTGATGGCATGTCAAAAACAATTTCAAGCTCAAGATGGTGATATCATACTCGTTACAACTCCAAAATCAGGAACTGTTTGGTTAAAATCACTTTTATTTGCATTAGTAAATCGAAAGAGCAATCCTATTTTTGAACAAGATCACCCTTTACTTGTCAAGAACCCTCATGATCTCGTTTTGTTCTTGGAACTTGATCTATATGTTGATGGCCAAGTTCCTGATTTTTCCTTGTCTACTTCACCTAGACTCATGGCAACTCATGTGCCCTTTGATTCATTGCCAAAATCAGTTCGGAACTCAAGAACCAAAATTGTTTACTTATGTAGGAATCCGAGGGACACATTTATTTCTATGTGGCAATTTGCAAATAACTTAAGACTTGACAATTACAAAGATACCAATTCCATTGAGGAAATGTTTGATCATTTTTGTAAGGGCATGAGTCTTTATGGACCATTTTGGAATCATGTGTTGGATTATTGGAAAGAAAGTTTAGAAAATCCTGATAAAGTAATTTTCTTGATgtatgaagaaattaaaaagcaGCCTAAAATTCAGCTTAAACGCTTGGCTGAATTTTTGGAATGTCCATTTTCAAAAGAGGAAGAAAATTGTGGAGTTGTGGATGAAATATTAAGAATGTGCAGCTTTGAAAATTTGAGGAATTTGGAGGTGAATACAAATGGAAAATTATCGGCTGGAGTGGCAAATAAAAATTTCTTTCGTCGAGGGGAAATTGGAGATTGGAAGAATTATTTTACTGTCGAGATGAATGATAAACTCAATCAGATCATTGAACAAAAGCTTCAAGGATCTGGattgaaattttcatatatttga